GCCTGCGCCATCATGGGCTCACCCATTTCGCAGACTACCTGGCTCGGCTGGAGCGTCAGCCCGAGGCACGGGAGTGGGAGGCCTTCACCAACGCGCTGACCACCAACCTCACCGCCTTCTTCCGGGAGGCGCACCATTTCCCGCTGCTGTCGCGCCACGTCGCCGAGCGGCGGGACAAGGTGCGGGTGTGGAGCGCGGCGGCCTCCACCGGCGAGGAGCCCTACTCGATCGCCATGTCGCTGCGCGAGGCGCTGGGGTCGCGGGCCGATCAGGCCGAGGTGGTGGCCACCGACATCGACACCGATGCCCTCGACCGGGCACGACAGGGCATCTACGCCCTGGAGCAGGTCACCAAGCTGGAGGAGACGCGGATCAAGCGCTTCTTCCAGAAGGGCAGCGGCCGGCGGGCGGGCTTCGCCCGGGTGCGCCCCGAGGTGGCGGCGATGGTCGAGTTCAAGTCGTTGAACCTGCTGGCTCC
The genomic region above belongs to Halomonas sp. YLGW01 and contains:
- a CDS encoding CheR family methyltransferase produces the protein MNTHLPHEAAGQGGWSASLAERDLVLTDQDFARIRELIYQRAGIVLAEHKREMVYSRLAKRLRHHGLTHFADYLARLERQPEAREWEAFTNALTTNLTAFFREAHHFPLLSRHVAERRDKVRVWSAAASTGEEPYSIAMSLREALGSRADQAEVVATDIDTDALDRARQGIYALEQVTKLEETRIKRFFQKGSGRRAGFARVRPEVAAMVEFKSLNLLAPGWPLEGPFDAIFCRNVMIYFDKTTQARILQRFAPLLKPDGLLFAGHSENFSYISEAFRLRGQTVYTLAPRP